One genomic window of Desulfovibrio desulfuricans includes the following:
- a CDS encoding SpoIIE family protein phosphatase — MHKLFHKWLFICIFPAFCLTLAASYLLQTRQAEENARHMLSTNLDDGGKYLRMVITNAAHIREISDAGALTKARAFAAIITQNPNILNVPTILHFLRKLLDVEELNVADDRGVIIASTGPFAGYDMASSPQSAAFLPALRDLDFALVQDIEERGADRMPFQYAGVARRDCTGIVQIGYSPKRLTAALRAAAVDQIAPRYHIGSNGFMAISIYGAVISTGNEAAVPLGANVDALGLIQPDGKGLVTILGKQYICQNIEVEGYTLFALLPRSEVFFSRDSMLLYIAACNVVLFAVIFWMVSHLVKRLVINDVYRVNEDLQKITSGNLDVVLNERTTPEFGLLSDGINKTVQSLKAAISAAAGRIDAELEFARAIQCSSLPSVFPAYPEREDFDIFAFMRAAKVVGGDFYDFYLRDKNQLVIVVADVADKGIGAALFMMTAKTLIKSLAESGLSPAEIFTQANKRLTAQNDQDIFLTAFLAVLDLTTGRLVCANAGHEHPLIFRRAEGRYAWLEAGHGLPLGAMPNSRYREQTFQIAPGDRLLLYTDGVSEAENSQGERLGLSGIESAVLGTERMDAEQTVQALLRRVDDFASGVEQADDITILALEFTGLAWDELLITADDAHLETLLAFLEEKLKVAQCPAATLPMLLVAAEEVFANIAHYAYAPDQGTVLVRCRMRSGPFQAVMQFQDTGRPFNPLHQPDPDTSLPAEQRREGGLGIAMMRKIMSRMEYARTADGKNILTLWKQEDD, encoded by the coding sequence ATGCACAAGTTATTTCACAAATGGCTTTTTATCTGCATTTTTCCCGCCTTTTGCCTTACGCTTGCCGCATCCTATCTGTTGCAGACCCGTCAGGCCGAAGAAAACGCCCGCCACATGCTTTCCACCAATCTGGACGATGGGGGAAAATATCTGCGCATGGTCATCACCAATGCCGCCCACATCCGCGAAATTTCCGATGCTGGCGCTTTGACCAAGGCGCGGGCCTTTGCAGCCATAATCACGCAAAATCCCAATATCCTTAACGTCCCAACCATCCTGCATTTTTTGCGCAAACTGCTGGATGTGGAAGAGCTGAACGTTGCGGACGACCGGGGCGTGATCATAGCCTCCACGGGCCCCTTTGCGGGCTACGACATGGCCTCCTCGCCGCAGTCCGCGGCATTTTTGCCAGCCCTGCGCGATCTGGATTTTGCCCTTGTGCAGGATATTGAAGAGCGCGGTGCTGACCGCATGCCCTTTCAGTATGCCGGGGTGGCCCGCCGCGACTGCACGGGCATTGTGCAGATCGGTTATTCCCCCAAGCGCTTGACAGCCGCTCTGCGCGCCGCTGCGGTGGACCAGATCGCCCCGCGCTACCATATTGGCTCCAACGGTTTTATGGCCATCTCCATTTACGGGGCCGTCATCAGCACGGGCAACGAGGCCGCCGTCCCCCTTGGGGCGAATGTGGATGCCCTCGGTCTCATACAGCCAGACGGCAAGGGGCTGGTTACCATTCTCGGCAAGCAGTACATCTGCCAGAACATAGAGGTGGAGGGCTACACCCTCTTTGCCCTGCTGCCGCGCAGCGAGGTATTTTTCTCGCGCGACAGCATGCTCCTGTACATCGCGGCCTGCAATGTGGTGCTGTTCGCCGTGATTTTCTGGATGGTGTCGCATCTGGTCAAACGGCTGGTCATCAATGATGTGTACCGCGTCAACGAAGACCTGCAAAAAATCACGTCCGGCAATCTGGATGTGGTGCTCAACGAGCGCACCACGCCGGAATTCGGGCTGCTCTCGGACGGCATCAACAAAACCGTGCAGAGCCTCAAGGCAGCCATCAGCGCCGCAGCGGGCCGCATAGACGCAGAGCTGGAATTTGCCCGCGCCATCCAGTGCTCCTCGCTGCCAAGTGTTTTCCCCGCCTATCCCGAGCGGGAAGACTTTGACATTTTTGCCTTCATGCGCGCCGCCAAGGTGGTGGGCGGTGATTTTTACGACTTTTATTTGCGGGATAAAAACCAGCTTGTGATTGTGGTGGCCGATGTGGCGGACAAGGGCATCGGCGCGGCCCTGTTCATGATGACGGCCAAAACCCTGATCAAGAGCCTTGCGGAATCGGGCCTTTCCCCGGCGGAGATATTTACGCAGGCCAACAAGCGCCTCACGGCGCAGAACGATCAGGATATCTTTCTCACTGCCTTTCTGGCCGTGCTTGACCTTACTACCGGGCGGCTGGTCTGCGCCAATGCCGGGCATGAACATCCGCTGATATTCAGGCGCGCCGAGGGCCGCTACGCATGGCTTGAAGCAGGGCACGGCCTGCCGCTGGGGGCCATGCCCAATTCCCGTTACAGGGAGCAGACTTTTCAGATTGCCCCCGGCGACCGTCTGCTGCTCTATACTGACGGCGTCAGCGAGGCGGAAAACAGCCAGGGCGAGCGCCTTGGCCTCAGCGGCATAGAAAGCGCCGTGCTGGGCACCGAGCGAATGGATGCGGAACAGACCGTGCAGGCCCTGCTACGCCGGGTGGACGACTTTGCCTCCGGCGTGGAACAGGCGGACGACATTACCATTCTGGCTCTGGAATTTACTGGTCTGGCATGGGATGAACTGCTCATAACGGCGGACGACGCCCATCTGGAAACACTGCTGGCCTTTCTGGAAGAAAAGCTCAAGGTCGCCCAGTGCCCTGCCGCCACCCTGCCCATGCTGCTGGTTGCTGCGGAAGAAGTCTTTGCCAACATCGCCCACTATGCCTACGCACCTGATCAGGGAACAGTGCTGGTGCGCTGCCGGATGCGCTCCGGGCCTTTTCAGGCCGTGATGCAGTTTCAGGATACAGGCCGCCCTTTCAACCCTCTGCACCAGCCGGACCCGGATACAAGCCTGCCCGCCGAGCAGCGCCGCGAGGGAGGGCTGGGCATTGCCATGATGCGCAAGATCATGAGCAGGATGGAATATGCCCGCACTGCAGACGGCAAGAACATTTTAACCCTCTGGAAGCAGGAAGACGACTGA